A stretch of Zootoca vivipara chromosome 13, rZooViv1.1, whole genome shotgun sequence DNA encodes these proteins:
- the LOC118095778 gene encoding 52 kDa repressor of the inhibitor of the protein kinase-like isoform X1, with product MDIRNWFQKDRKSLKRKKDQDDSSGSGSNDGDEDGTQLTEPSDLESIMEQGSSNSSPVHVDVQLQSGHQRMIEEKQILLSIIYCIIFCGTHDLPLRGKEGDEGVFFGLLRTGCGDEKLKSYLDRCRKNAVYTSPKIQNEIIRLCGEVVKERIIEDCKQAKAYSVIADETADIAGKEQLPIGLRFYDESQKKIREEFVGYVELKSQEAPTIASAIQSFLVDQNLPAENCVGFGFDGCSTMAGKEGSVQAILKKKYSKSLFFHCSSHKLNLVVNDASTLPEIRNIIATVQDTISFFSESSARRNLVPNLSRLCETRRSEKYKSIRNFSESFHEIVNALEHLSVEGNYATRTSAHLLHCVVTKPSFIVGLVMIAEYAAILEPAANVLQGKNMDLIRVRKHIGLILDLIKTHQQEIEHVSDELLKKAHDIAEKVGVELSVPRISQKQIRTGNPPSETAIEYWRRSLIIPYLDSLTLSLNVRFSHENTPAFALSHLHPSYMLKMASRDLEKNAKPFMEFYELGDIAAELKLWYNLWKEKDLAADTLQDIEVAALLEEANIFFPATRHALLILSAFPSTTATVERSFSTLRRVKTWLRSTMGEERLTGLCLMSVHRKFFKENQDWIELKVLNKFCSNPRKTILV from the exons atggatataagaaactggttccaaaaag ACAGAAAATCTCTCAAACGGAAAAAGGATCAAGATGACAGTAGTGGAAGTGGAAGCAATGATGGTGATGAGGATGGAACTCAGCTGACCGAACCATCAGATTTGGAGTCGATTATGGAACAAGGGTCTAGTAATTCTTCACCGGTACACGTTGATGTCCAGTTGCAAAGTGGTCACCAGAGGATGATTGAAGAAAAACAAATATTGTTATCAATCATTTATTGTATCATATTTTGTGGAACTCATGATTTGCCGcttagaggaaaggaaggagatgaGGGGGTTTTCTTTGGCCTTTTGAGAACTGGCTGTGGTGATGAGAAGCTAAAGAGTTACTTGGATAGATGTCGAAAAAATGCAGTTTACACTTCACCAAAAATTCAAAATGAGATTATAAGATTATGTGGTGAAGTTGTCAAAGAAAGAATTATCGAAGATTGTAAACAAGCAAAAGCTTACTCTGTAATAGCTGATGAAACAGCAGATATCGCAGGAAAAGAACAGCTTCCTATCGGATTGCGGTTTTATGATGAGAgtcaaaaaaaaatcagagaggAATTTGTAGGCTATGTTGAGCTGAAATCTCAAGAAGCCCCTACAATCGCTAGCGCAATTCAGAGTTTTTTAGTTGATCAGAATCTTCCAGCAGAGAATTGcgttggatttggatttgacgGATGTTCTACGATGGCTGGAAAAGAAGGTAGTGTGCAGGCCATTCTGAAGAAAAAGTACAGTAAATCTTTATTTTTCCATTGCTCAAGCCACAAACTAAATCTTGTGGTCAATGATGCTAGCACACTACCAGAAATAAGAAACATAATTGCAACGGTTCAGGATACAATATCCTTCTTTAGTGAGTCGTCAGCCCGCAGGAATTTGGTTCCCAATCTATCAAGACTCTGTGAGACCAGACGGTCTGAGAAATACAAGAGCATAAGAAATTTTTCAGAAAGCTTCCATGAAATCGTCAATGCACTAGAACATCTCTCAGTCGAAGGAAACTATGCTACAAGAACATCTGCCCATCTATTGCACTGTGTAGTTACTAAACCAAGTTTCATCGTAGGTTTAGTCATGATTGCAGAATACGCTGCGATTTTGGAACCCGCTGCGAACGTTCTGCAAGGTAAAAATATGGATTTGATTAGGGTGAGGAAACATATTGGTCTAATCCTTGATCTCATCAAGACGCATCAACAAGAAATTGAGCATGTTTCTGATGAATTACTTAAAAAAGCACATGATATCGCAGAGAAAGTCGGGGTTGAATTATCAGTACCACGAATCTCTCAAAAGCAAATACGCACAGGTAATCCGCCATCTGAGACTGCGATTGAATACTGGAGACGGTCGTTGATCATCCCTTATCTTGACTCCCTAACTTTATCTTTGAATGTTAGATTCTCACATGAAAATAcacctgcttttgccttatcccatcttcATCCTTCATACATGCTAAAAATGGCTTCAAGAGATTTGGAAAAAAATGCAAAGCCCTTCATGGAGTTTTATGAGTTGGGTGATATCGCTGCAGAATTAAAATTGTGGTATAATCTGTGGAAAGAGAAGGATTTAGCAGCAGACACATTACAGGACATTGAAGTGGCTGCACTTTTGGAGGAggctaatattttttttcctgcaacaaGGCACGCACTCCTCATTTTAAGTGCTTTCCCATCCACCACAGCTACTGTTGAACGATCTTTCAGCACCCTTcgaagggtaaagacctggctcagaagtacaatgggagaggaaagACTGACTGGgctgtgtttgatgagcgtccatcggaaattcttcaaagaaaatcaggactggattgaattgaaagttttgaacaagttttgttcaaacccaagaaaaacgatattagtataa